A section of the Corvus moneduloides isolate bCorMon1 chromosome 29, bCorMon1.pri, whole genome shotgun sequence genome encodes:
- the PFDN2 gene encoding prefoldin subunit 2 yields the protein MAEPGKGRGAAPAGKGLSAEQVVSRFNRLRQDQRGLASKAAELELELNEHSLVIETLREVDPTRKCFRMVGGVLVERTVKEVLPALESNKEQISKLIEALAQQLQAKGRELTEFRERHNIRLVGEDDPKAAPSPRDAPEGGPKGGSAGVLVS from the exons ATGGCGGAGCCGGGGAAGGGGCgaggggcggccccggcggggaAGGGGCTGAGCGCCGAGCAG GTCGTGTCCCGCTTCAATCGGCTCCGGCAGGACCAGCGCGGTTTGGCCTCCAAAGCGGccgagctggagctggagctcaaCGAGCACAG CCTGGTGATCGAGACGCTGCGGGAAGTGGATCCCACCCGGAAGTGCTTCCGCATGGTCGggggggtgctggtggagagGACGGTCAAGGAGGTGCTGCCCGCACTGGAGAGCAACAAGGAGCAG atttCCAAGCTCATCGAGGCTCTGgcgcagcagctccaggccaagGGCCGCGAGCTGACGGAATTCCGGGAGCGCCACAACATCCGCCTGGTGGGCGAGGACGACCCCAAAgccgccccctccccccgcGACGCCCCCGAGGGGGGTCCCAAGGGGGGCTCCGCGGGGGTCTTGGTGTCCTGA